A genome region from Myxococcota bacterium includes the following:
- a CDS encoding peptidylprolyl isomerase — MTNNTKRYATFKTNMGEIVIELYAEKAPKTVENFVKLAEKGFYNGTIFHRVIPDFMIQGGDPEGTGRGGPGYKFADEFHPELRHNAPGILSMANAGPNTNGSQFFITEIPTPFLDNRHAVFGKVIENFDLVPKIARVKRDGSDRPLHDVVLEEVVISNERA; from the coding sequence ATGACAAATAATACCAAGCGATATGCAACTTTTAAAACAAACATGGGCGAGATAGTGATTGAGCTTTATGCGGAAAAAGCTCCCAAGACCGTCGAAAACTTCGTGAAACTTGCTGAAAAAGGCTTTTACAACGGTACCATTTTCCATCGTGTCATCCCTGATTTCATGATCCAAGGTGGCGATCCGGAAGGCACCGGTCGCGGCGGTCCAGGGTATAAATTCGCTGACGAGTTTCACCCGGAGTTGCGCCACAATGCGCCTGGTATTTTGTCGATGGCAAATGCAGGGCCGAACACTAATGGTTCGCAGTTTTTTATCACCGAAATCCCAACGCCGTTTTTGGATAACCGACATGCGGTATTCGGTAAAGTGATTGAGAACTTTGACCTGGTTCCTAAGATTGCCCGCGTAAAACGCGATGGCTCGGATCGGCCATTGCATGATGTAGTGTTGGAAGAAGTTGTGATTTCAAACGAGCGAGCTTAA